A single region of the Bdellovibrionales bacterium CG10_big_fil_rev_8_21_14_0_10_45_34 genome encodes:
- a CDS encoding BREX-1 system phosphatase PglZ type A codes for MSKIKQALDKLFQTHRVVFWYDTKNELKQDFESLSLVDVEKIEIQNNEFFIKHKVLREKNDSKFLLYHQGARPKDSVNWLIDMELAFGEFRSDQNSIWLGEIGLGFDYADFVQEHITFFKNQTFREKLKERLLGFNNKEELRLKLFAICLETEDRIDAVIEEFLAELANGSQMKYQLLKDCNLESHLWKSLEKSFGYISASPSVKDFALELFKSSYQMNIEKRSKLNSDAYVFMRRWKDSRNRFKDFERLSDQFEDLLSIKQDLENRSYRELQDCDYFQLVDKKILSLLVNDLANKTISPSDCISFIRNRKSTHWYKDNIEKIYEAINHAAQFFKLLAEANLTIANFTDGFKKYTDNWYKIDLNYRKFIYFTRESGQSSLLRPLIDQIENQYTNNFLGKLNNEWQPHIDNLERWEFSGVPTQRSFFNRTVSPILDKNNKVFVIISDALRFEVGKELYNKILQEDRYEGDVNFIQSTIPSYTQLGMAALLPHSELSLSSDKVEIVFADGKPTSGSENRRKIISDFKKHKGTAVLSSDFLSMHLDETKSLVKEHSFAFIYHDEIDSAGKNPDQVPGAVERTFETIIKIIKKLTSSNANRILITADHGFLFQDKDLDESDFLADSSIKGEILQTDRRFFIGKGLEAINNSFKIFDSKQAGISGDVSFAIPKTVNRIRKKGSSIRFVHGGATLQEIVVPVLDIRKKRESDIGFVSIEVLGSTSNLITTGQLSVALYQSEPVTNKVRPLKIKAGLYCDETLISDSKELLFDMTSANPRDRELKVQFVLTQEANRFNNKEVELRLEEEVKDTTKYRIHRIYKYTLRRSFTSDFDF; via the coding sequence ATGAGTAAGATTAAGCAAGCACTTGATAAGCTATTTCAAACTCATCGAGTTGTGTTTTGGTATGATACCAAGAATGAATTAAAGCAGGATTTTGAATCTTTATCTTTGGTTGATGTTGAAAAGATTGAAATTCAAAATAATGAGTTTTTCATTAAGCATAAAGTCCTTAGAGAAAAAAATGATTCTAAATTCTTGCTATACCATCAAGGAGCTAGACCAAAAGATTCTGTGAACTGGTTAATTGATATGGAGCTTGCCTTTGGTGAATTCAGAAGTGATCAGAATTCAATTTGGCTTGGCGAAATCGGACTAGGCTTTGATTATGCAGATTTCGTTCAAGAGCATATTACTTTTTTTAAGAATCAGACCTTTCGTGAAAAATTAAAAGAAAGGCTTCTGGGTTTCAACAATAAGGAAGAACTAAGACTGAAGCTTTTTGCTATTTGCCTTGAAACTGAGGATCGTATTGATGCTGTTATAGAAGAGTTTCTTGCAGAATTGGCAAATGGTTCTCAGATGAAGTATCAGCTTCTTAAGGACTGTAACCTAGAGTCTCATCTTTGGAAGAGCCTTGAAAAAAGCTTTGGTTACATATCAGCAAGTCCATCTGTAAAAGATTTTGCACTTGAGCTATTTAAATCGTCTTATCAGATGAATATTGAAAAACGATCAAAGCTAAATAGTGATGCCTATGTTTTTATGCGTAGATGGAAAGATAGCCGAAATAGGTTTAAAGACTTTGAACGCTTATCTGATCAGTTTGAAGATTTATTGAGTATTAAGCAAGATTTGGAGAATAGATCATATAGAGAACTTCAGGATTGCGATTATTTTCAATTAGTTGATAAGAAAATTTTAAGTTTACTTGTAAATGACCTCGCTAATAAAACGATCAGTCCATCCGACTGTATTTCATTCATAAGAAATAGAAAATCAACTCACTGGTATAAAGATAATATCGAAAAAATTTATGAGGCAATTAACCATGCCGCTCAATTCTTTAAGTTACTTGCAGAAGCCAATCTAACTATTGCCAATTTTACAGATGGATTTAAGAAATATACTGATAATTGGTACAAGATTGATCTGAATTATAGGAAGTTTATCTATTTTACTCGAGAAAGTGGGCAGTCTTCATTATTGAGGCCCTTAATTGATCAAATTGAAAATCAATATACAAACAACTTCCTTGGAAAATTAAACAATGAATGGCAACCCCACATAGATAACCTCGAAAGATGGGAGTTCTCAGGTGTGCCAACACAAAGATCATTTTTTAATAGAACCGTTTCTCCAATTCTAGATAAAAACAACAAAGTTTTTGTGATCATATCCGATGCTCTTCGATTTGAAGTTGGAAAAGAGCTATATAATAAAATACTTCAAGAAGATCGTTATGAGGGGGACGTAAACTTCATTCAATCAACTATTCCAAGCTATACTCAGTTAGGAATGGCGGCACTTCTTCCTCATTCAGAGTTATCATTATCCTCAGATAAAGTTGAAATTGTATTTGCAGATGGTAAACCAACTTCAGGCTCAGAAAATAGACGCAAAATTATTAGTGATTTTAAAAAGCATAAAGGAACTGCGGTACTTTCAAGTGATTTCCTTTCCATGCATTTAGATGAAACTAAATCTTTGGTTAAAGAGCACTCTTTTGCATTTATTTATCACGATGAGATTGATAGCGCTGGTAAAAATCCCGATCAAGTGCCCGGTGCAGTTGAGCGAACTTTTGAAACAATAATTAAAATTATAAAGAAACTAACGTCTTCAAATGCTAACCGAATCTTAATAACGGCTGACCATGGTTTTCTTTTCCAAGATAAAGACTTGGATGAAAGTGATTTTTTGGCCGATAGTTCTATTAAAGGTGAAATCCTTCAAACAGATAGAAGATTTTTTATTGGTAAAGGCCTTGAGGCCATTAACAATTCATTTAAGATTTTCGATTCAAAACAAGCAGGTATTTCAGGTGATGTATCATTTGCCATACCTAAAACTGTAAATCGTATTAGAAAAAAAGGTTCAAGTATTAGATTCGTTCACGGAGGAGCGACGTTACAAGAAATAGTAGTTCCAGTGCTTGATATTAGAAAGAAGCGTGAAAGTGATATTGGCTTTGTTTCGATTGAAGTACTTGGTAGTACCTCAAATTTGATTACAACTGGTCAGTTATCTGTCGCACTTTATCAAAGTGAACCTGTTACGAATAAGGTTAGACCACTCAAGATTAAAGCCGGACTTTATTGCGATGAAACTTTAATTAGTGATTCAAAAGAACTGCTTTTTGATATGACTTCGGCAAATCCAAGGGATCGAGAGCTAAAGGTTCAATTTGTACTCACTCAAGAAGCAAATAGATTTAACAACAAAGAAGTTGAACTACGCTTGGAAGAAGAAGTTAAGGATACCACTAAATATAGAATACATAGAATTTACAAATATACATTACGAAGATCGTTCACAAGTGATTTCGACTTCTAG
- a CDS encoding class I SAM-dependent DNA methyltransferase: MDTSVLKNFAQESRRYLMDVVAKKIEYYLTTDNVEIRAKKHLIEDLRKEISNTSKDQVIEKIAYTWFNRFCALRYMDVKQYSLVGVLTPMSESHTQPEILMEAKSGHIKDELGNPSSRDHVIGLLSGKVSTNDPQSEAYKHLVLMACNYYHSIMPFLFEKIDDYTELLMPDDLLSEASIVSKVRSALNEENCKDVEVIGWLYQFYISEKKDEVFEGLKKNKKITPENIPAATQLFTPNWIVRYLVENSLGRLWMLNRPSSNLISKMEYYIKPEVEEKDFLKIKGPEEIKVCDPACGSGHMLVYAFDLLYSMYEEVGIDSNEISSLILKNNLFGVEIDKRAGELAAFALTMKAREKQRRYFKNPVNPNICVLENIHFEEAEIKDYMDHVGHDLFSSQLRNTLYQFVEAKNFGSLISPEVSEVATVLNLLDQKNVSGHLFLTKTHSNVLRVLAQAKFLSPVYHVVIANPPYMGGNGMNESLKKFLENKYKKSKYDLMTAFMDKCSEICMIDGFWGMINLPSWMFLSSFEGFRKNLLETVTFSSLLHLGRGIFGSDFGSTAFVCNNSKNKSGKTGLYRRLFDQHVQVRSVEKIQSLFFDKGYGHFSINQNEFNKIPGNSFAYWLSPEIRQIFQTSKSLKEIGDTRQGMATSDNNRFLRQWYEVSFDKISLSSVSRESAKLSKKKWFPYNKGGQFRKWYGNAEYVVNWENDGKELLDYASSLYGSPTRTIKSISEYFKPSVSWSKVSSGNLAMRYFPAGFIFDVAGCAIFNPDHEKLNFLLGFCNTNLARTILTAISPTVNFEAGQIAQLPIFNGIENEKNTIPSQLIHITKMDWDSKEFSWDFKAIPLLKLINFSHPINDSFDLLIKESKQDVLKVKELEKLNNQFFINYYGLQSEVSAEVSLEEISLFYNPNYMFRTAASNEEKVGLLKLELVKEFISYGVGCIFGRYSIDKEGLILASQGADYKDFLSSVPNPRFLPDSDNVVPIIDGDWFIDDILEKFKCFLKVVAGEKNYEKNLTFLEDALGKDIKKYFFKDFYNDHIKMFRKRPIYWMFSSPQGTFNALIYLHRYNSDTVSIVLNSYLREYRAKLVSKRENLERLSNSGDASSKDKTAALKEIEQLKKMILELDEYEKDVLYPLATQRLEIDLDDGVKANYPKFGNALKPIKGLDKGED, translated from the coding sequence ATGGATACAAGTGTTTTGAAAAATTTTGCACAAGAGTCGAGACGTTATCTCATGGATGTTGTTGCAAAGAAAATTGAGTATTATCTTACAACAGATAATGTTGAAATTCGCGCAAAGAAACATTTGATTGAAGACCTTAGAAAAGAAATAAGTAATACAAGTAAAGATCAAGTTATTGAGAAGATTGCATACACTTGGTTTAACCGCTTCTGTGCTCTTCGTTACATGGATGTAAAGCAATACTCTCTAGTTGGGGTATTAACTCCAATGAGTGAATCTCATACTCAGCCAGAAATATTAATGGAAGCGAAATCTGGTCATATTAAAGATGAGCTTGGCAATCCATCTAGTCGCGATCATGTTATTGGTCTACTATCTGGCAAGGTATCTACTAATGATCCGCAGAGCGAAGCCTATAAGCATTTAGTACTAATGGCTTGTAATTACTATCATTCAATAATGCCATTTCTATTTGAGAAAATTGACGATTACACGGAACTTTTGATGCCCGATGATCTATTGTCTGAAGCATCTATAGTTTCAAAGGTTCGTTCAGCTCTCAATGAAGAAAACTGTAAAGACGTCGAAGTAATTGGCTGGCTTTATCAGTTTTATATTTCTGAAAAGAAAGATGAAGTTTTTGAAGGCTTAAAGAAGAACAAAAAAATTACACCTGAAAACATACCAGCAGCGACTCAGCTTTTTACTCCTAATTGGATCGTTCGCTATTTAGTTGAAAATTCTCTAGGGCGTTTATGGATGTTAAATCGCCCTAGTTCGAATCTCATTTCAAAGATGGAATACTACATAAAACCAGAGGTTGAAGAAAAAGACTTCTTGAAGATCAAAGGGCCTGAAGAAATTAAGGTTTGTGATCCTGCTTGTGGTTCGGGCCATATGTTAGTTTATGCCTTTGATCTTCTTTATTCGATGTATGAAGAAGTAGGCATAGATTCTAATGAAATCTCTTCTTTAATTCTTAAGAATAACTTATTTGGTGTTGAAATTGATAAGCGTGCAGGTGAACTCGCTGCCTTTGCATTAACAATGAAAGCTAGAGAGAAGCAACGACGATATTTTAAAAATCCAGTTAATCCTAACATTTGTGTTCTTGAAAATATTCATTTTGAAGAGGCAGAAATTAAGGACTATATGGATCATGTAGGACATGATTTATTTTCAAGTCAGCTTAGAAACACACTATATCAGTTTGTGGAAGCCAAGAATTTTGGATCGCTTATAAGTCCAGAAGTAAGTGAGGTTGCGACTGTTTTGAATTTGTTAGATCAGAAGAATGTCTCTGGACATTTGTTTTTGACCAAGACTCATTCTAATGTGTTGAGGGTCTTGGCTCAAGCGAAATTTCTATCCCCTGTATATCATGTAGTAATTGCGAATCCTCCATATATGGGAGGAAATGGAATGAATGAATCATTGAAGAAGTTTTTGGAGAATAAGTATAAAAAATCTAAGTATGATTTAATGACCGCATTTATGGATAAGTGCTCTGAAATATGTATGATTGACGGATTTTGGGGAATGATTAATTTACCGTCATGGATGTTTCTAAGCTCGTTTGAAGGCTTTAGAAAAAACTTGCTTGAGACAGTTACCTTTTCCAGTTTACTTCATTTAGGAAGAGGCATATTTGGATCAGATTTTGGTTCAACAGCATTTGTCTGCAACAATAGTAAAAATAAATCTGGAAAAACAGGTTTATATAGAAGGCTTTTCGATCAGCACGTTCAGGTGCGATCCGTTGAAAAAATTCAATCCCTTTTTTTTGATAAAGGCTATGGACACTTCTCAATTAATCAAAACGAATTTAATAAAATTCCAGGTAATTCTTTTGCTTACTGGTTAAGTCCTGAAATTCGACAAATTTTCCAAACAAGCAAATCGTTAAAAGAAATTGGTGATACCCGACAAGGTATGGCCACAAGTGATAACAATAGATTTTTGAGACAGTGGTATGAAGTTAGTTTCGATAAAATTTCACTCAGTTCTGTTAGTCGAGAAAGCGCGAAGTTATCAAAGAAAAAATGGTTTCCATATAATAAGGGCGGGCAGTTCAGAAAATGGTACGGGAATGCCGAATACGTTGTAAATTGGGAGAACGACGGAAAAGAGCTTTTAGATTATGCCTCCTCGCTCTACGGCAGCCCAACACGAACAATTAAGAGTATATCAGAGTATTTCAAACCGTCGGTTAGTTGGTCGAAAGTCTCTAGCGGTAACTTGGCCATGAGATATTTCCCAGCAGGGTTCATATTTGACGTCGCTGGATGCGCAATCTTCAATCCTGATCATGAGAAGTTAAATTTTTTACTTGGCTTTTGTAATACAAATTTAGCAAGAACTATTTTAACAGCTATTTCACCGACTGTTAATTTTGAAGCAGGTCAAATTGCTCAACTTCCTATTTTTAATGGCATTGAAAACGAAAAAAACACGATACCCTCTCAGCTTATTCACATAACTAAAATGGATTGGGATTCTAAAGAGTTTTCTTGGGACTTTAAGGCAATACCTTTGCTCAAACTTATTAATTTTTCACACCCCATTAATGATTCATTTGATTTACTTATTAAAGAGTCTAAGCAAGATGTTCTTAAGGTCAAAGAGCTTGAGAAGTTAAATAATCAATTTTTCATTAATTACTATGGATTGCAAAGTGAAGTTTCTGCCGAAGTTTCATTAGAAGAGATTTCATTGTTCTATAATCCGAATTATATGTTTAGAACTGCTGCTTCGAATGAGGAAAAGGTCGGGCTTTTGAAGTTAGAGCTAGTAAAAGAATTTATCTCATATGGAGTAGGGTGTATTTTCGGCAGATACTCGATTGATAAAGAGGGTTTAATCTTGGCATCGCAAGGTGCTGATTATAAGGATTTTTTAAGCTCTGTCCCCAATCCTAGGTTCTTACCTGATTCAGATAATGTAGTTCCAATAATTGATGGAGACTGGTTTATAGATGATATTTTGGAGAAGTTTAAATGCTTCTTAAAGGTGGTCGCTGGAGAGAAGAATTACGAAAAGAACCTTACTTTTCTTGAGGACGCTCTTGGTAAAGATATAAAAAAATACTTCTTTAAAGATTTTTACAATGATCACATTAAAATGTTTAGAAAACGTCCAATTTACTGGATGTTCTCAAGTCCGCAGGGCACATTCAATGCCTTGATCTATTTGCATAGATATAATTCAGATACAGTCAGTATCGTTCTTAATAGTTATCTCAGAGAATACAGAGCGAAACTCGTCTCTAAGCGCGAAAACCTTGAAAGATTATCTAATTCAGGAGACGCATCTTCAAAAGACAAAACTGCTGCACTCAAAGAAATTGAACAATTAAAGAAAATGATTCTTGAACTTGATGAGTACGAGAAAGACGTTCTTTACCCACTTGCGACGCAACGCCTCGAAATTGATTTAGATGATGGAGTTAAAGCGAACTATCCAAAATTTGGGAATGCTCTAAAGCCAATTAAGGGCCTTGATAAGGGTGAGGACTAA
- a CDS encoding BREX system P-loop protein BrxC, with amino-acid sequence MLLKEIFKKPVDRQIEGVIKADDEAGLKNEIEEYVLTNEVSKRLDSFLEAYNNYQGANGAWLSGFFGSGKSHLLKMLALLLENRQVESLSVKEMFISKCGEDRLLQAKIEKAASIPSKSILFNIDQKADVIRKDQVDALLSVFVKVFDEMCGYYGKQPFIAQFERDLDSREELVGFKASYERISGKSWEKGRQEFALEKKNIDKAYAETVGDKTLSNNGILDSYRTSYKLSIEDFAEQINSYIGIQEKNFRLNFFVDEVGQYIADNVKLMTNLQTIAESLATKCNGRAWVIVTAQEDMNSIIGDMTKQQGNDFSKIQARFSNRLKLTSADVAEVIQIRLLSKTDSSKKDIETLYDKQVNNFKTLFDFADGSKVYKNFRDKEHFVSAYPFIPYQFDLFQSSIQHLSIHNAFEGKHSSVGERSMLGVFQQVAKQIVDKEIGKLATFDLMFEGLRTALKAQIQSAIIVAERNLDNKFAVQLLKALFLVKYVKDFKTTVRNLCVLMYDSFERDIPTLKKEIETALLLLEQQTYIQRNGDVYEFLTNDEKDIEEEIKSTEVDNQQLLEDLTKTIFDSIIGTRKIRYDVNGYDYEFARKLDDKLMGREKELAIHVISPFHEHSGNDQVILTQSFAKSELMVILPPDERLVKDLMLHQKTNRYIRQNTNTAQQESISRILREKGDQNHRRFSDVEDRVRKLLSEAKLSIGSDLLDISAKDPKTRISEAFIELIRKSYPQLQMLKGTNYSEQQISILLSPSSQVSFSDDLIESEQEVLSAIQRSSMKGTRMTVKSLITDFEIKPYGWHQAATQCTLAKLCTRGKVELRLDGNLLEGQDLERAIVNSQLHQQVIIESQAEFTSSQVRQLKDFYKDFFDEQPKSQEAKALAKDTIEKFKELGDDLKKLVYQREQFPFLSILSPISEKIDSITKKQYSFFLTSLSEIEDELLDAKEKIIAPIKTFMAGSQKDIYKEAKNFLLNESENFDFIEKTELSELDSILRDTVCFAGNKMKRVKEIVDLLKARISDLVVSETEKAKCKIESFRDRVKMADGYNTLSAVDKENVEHIFSKSTMALKDKHLVASIKHAALNFETNEYNSILSMIEAKKHQAAGEQTGETKPLATQKINLIQVRNLTLKFDKPVLDSESDVEEYIRLLREALVNELKQGNKIQI; translated from the coding sequence TCATTTCTTGAAGCCTACAATAACTACCAAGGAGCAAATGGTGCTTGGTTATCAGGATTCTTCGGTTCAGGTAAATCACATTTATTAAAAATGCTGGCCTTGCTGTTAGAAAATAGACAGGTTGAAAGTTTATCAGTCAAAGAAATGTTTATTTCAAAATGTGGAGAAGACCGACTGCTGCAAGCAAAAATTGAAAAAGCAGCTTCAATTCCATCTAAGAGCATTCTATTCAACATAGATCAAAAAGCCGATGTCATTCGTAAGGATCAGGTAGATGCCCTTTTATCTGTCTTTGTAAAAGTCTTTGATGAAATGTGTGGGTATTATGGTAAGCAACCATTTATTGCTCAATTTGAGAGAGATTTGGATTCGCGAGAAGAGCTAGTTGGTTTTAAAGCTTCGTATGAAAGAATATCGGGGAAATCTTGGGAGAAAGGCAGGCAAGAGTTTGCTCTTGAGAAGAAAAATATTGATAAAGCTTATGCCGAAACTGTCGGGGATAAGACGCTGTCTAACAACGGTATATTAGATTCTTATAGAACCAGCTATAAATTATCTATTGAGGACTTTGCAGAACAAATCAATTCGTACATTGGCATACAAGAGAAAAACTTTCGCTTGAATTTCTTTGTGGATGAAGTTGGTCAATATATAGCTGACAATGTAAAATTGATGACAAATCTTCAAACTATTGCTGAAAGTTTGGCTACAAAATGTAATGGCAGAGCTTGGGTTATCGTCACCGCTCAAGAAGACATGAACTCAATCATTGGAGACATGACTAAGCAGCAAGGAAACGACTTTTCAAAAATTCAGGCAAGATTTAGTAATCGACTAAAACTTACAAGTGCTGATGTCGCAGAAGTAATTCAAATTCGATTATTAAGCAAAACAGATAGTTCTAAGAAAGACATTGAAACCTTATATGACAAGCAAGTAAATAATTTCAAAACTCTTTTTGATTTCGCCGATGGATCAAAGGTATATAAGAATTTTCGAGATAAAGAGCACTTTGTATCAGCTTACCCGTTTATCCCATATCAATTCGATTTGTTTCAATCATCTATTCAGCATCTTTCAATTCACAATGCTTTTGAAGGAAAACATAGCTCTGTTGGTGAACGATCTATGCTTGGTGTCTTCCAGCAAGTAGCCAAACAGATAGTTGATAAAGAAATTGGAAAGTTGGCGACTTTTGATCTTATGTTTGAAGGTCTTAGGACGGCACTTAAGGCCCAAATTCAAAGCGCTATTATAGTAGCTGAGCGAAATCTTGATAATAAATTTGCAGTACAACTCCTTAAGGCACTATTCCTTGTTAAATACGTTAAAGATTTTAAAACCACGGTACGAAACTTGTGTGTTTTAATGTACGACAGTTTTGAGAGAGATATTCCAACGCTAAAAAAAGAAATTGAAACTGCTCTTCTATTGCTAGAACAACAAACATACATTCAAAGAAATGGTGATGTGTATGAGTTTTTAACAAACGATGAAAAGGATATTGAAGAGGAAATCAAGAGTACTGAGGTAGATAATCAGCAACTACTAGAAGACCTTACGAAAACAATTTTTGATTCAATAATTGGAACAAGAAAAATTAGATATGATGTAAATGGGTACGATTATGAGTTTGCCCGCAAGTTAGATGATAAGCTCATGGGGCGCGAGAAAGAACTTGCAATTCATGTGATTTCACCTTTTCACGAACACTCAGGAAATGATCAAGTTATTCTCACTCAGTCTTTTGCAAAGTCAGAATTGATGGTTATTTTGCCGCCTGACGAGAGATTAGTTAAAGATCTAATGTTGCACCAAAAGACGAACAGATACATTCGTCAAAATACAAATACAGCTCAGCAGGAATCCATTTCAAGAATTCTAAGAGAAAAAGGCGATCAAAATCACAGAAGGTTTTCAGATGTTGAAGATCGAGTTAGAAAACTTTTATCAGAGGCAAAGTTATCAATTGGCTCTGACCTGCTAGATATTTCTGCCAAAGACCCGAAGACTAGAATCAGTGAAGCATTTATTGAGCTAATTAGAAAATCATATCCCCAGTTGCAAATGCTTAAAGGAACAAATTATTCTGAACAACAAATTTCAATATTACTCTCTCCTTCGAGTCAGGTCAGCTTTTCTGATGATTTAATTGAGTCTGAGCAAGAAGTTTTATCTGCCATTCAAAGAAGCTCAATGAAGGGAACTAGAATGACAGTAAAATCCCTCATTACAGACTTTGAAATCAAACCCTATGGATGGCATCAGGCAGCTACTCAATGTACGTTGGCTAAATTGTGTACCCGTGGAAAGGTAGAGCTTCGCTTAGATGGCAATCTTCTTGAGGGCCAAGATTTAGAGAGAGCTATAGTAAACTCACAGCTTCATCAGCAGGTTATTATTGAATCTCAAGCAGAATTCACGTCTTCACAAGTACGACAGCTTAAAGATTTTTACAAAGATTTTTTTGACGAACAACCAAAGTCACAAGAAGCGAAAGCACTTGCTAAAGATACAATAGAAAAATTTAAAGAACTAGGTGATGATCTAAAAAAACTGGTGTACCAAAGAGAGCAATTTCCCTTTTTGTCGATTCTTTCTCCAATTTCTGAAAAGATCGACTCAATCACTAAAAAACAATATAGCTTTTTTCTGACAAGTCTTTCAGAAATTGAGGATGAGTTGCTAGATGCTAAGGAAAAGATAATTGCACCAATTAAGACCTTCATGGCTGGTTCACAAAAAGATATTTATAAAGAAGCGAAAAACTTTCTTTTAAATGAAAGTGAAAATTTTGACTTCATAGAAAAAACAGAACTATCTGAACTGGACTCTATTCTAAGAGATACTGTTTGCTTTGCTGGCAATAAAATGAAGCGTGTTAAAGAGATCGTTGATCTTCTTAAGGCGCGCATTTCTGACTTAGTGGTTAGTGAGACAGAAAAAGCAAAATGTAAAATTGAATCTTTCAGAGATAGGGTGAAAATGGCCGACGGGTACAATACTCTTTCTGCTGTAGACAAAGAAAATGTCGAGCATATCTTTTCAAAATCAACAATGGCTTTGAAAGATAAACATCTTGTGGCTTCAATTAAGCATGCCGCTTTAAATTTTGAAACAAATGAGTATAACTCGATTCTTTCGATGATCGAGGCAAAAAAGCATCAGGCTGCTGGGGAACAAACGGGTGAAACTAAGCCTCTAGCTACACAGAAAATTAATCTGATTCAAGTTCGGAATCTTACGCTTAAGTTTGATAAGCCTGTTTTGGATTCGGAGTCAGATGTTGAAGAGTATATAAGACTACTGAGAGAAGCCCTTGTAAATGAACTCAAGCAGGGAAATAAGATTCAAATTTAG